In Rhodopirellula sp. P2, the DNA window TGTACATCTTTTGGTGGACGACGTTCTGCCAGATCTTTTCTAGAGACGACCACAAGGCATCGTCGCCGGTTTCCGCATACAGGTCGGCGATTCCCGCGTAGAGATAGGTGGCTCGCACCGCGTGGCCGACCGCTTCGGTTTGTTGCGTGAATGGCATGCGGTCTTGATTGTCGTCTCCCCCGTCGACGGTCAGGTCACGCATTTTGACCAGTCGCTTCGCGAGATCCAAGTATCGGGCTTCTCCGGTGGTGCGATACAGATCGAGCAATCCCATGTAGTGGGATGGGCAGATCGCGTGCCCCGCTTGTTCAGGCGTTGGATTGCGATAGGCGTCGTCGAGAAAGTCGGCGGCTCGTTGTGCGATGCGGAGCAAGCTGTTCTTGCCGGTCACTTGATGATGGACACACGCCGCCGTCATCAGGTGTCCCATGTTGTACATCTCGAAGTTGAAGCGATCGCCAAATGGCTGGACACTGTCATCGCCGTTTCGGTTGGCAATCAGAACGGGGGTGTGGATGTATCCGTCGTTTCGTTGTGCTTTGCCAATGATTGTGATGATCTCGTCGAGTCGTCGCTCCCAATTGTGGTCGTTGTCAACAGCTTGCAGCGAGCAGACCGCCTCCATCCACTTGTAGAAGTCACCGTCATTGAACGACGCCCCGCGGTACCTGCCTTCAGCCAACCCGGCTGCGATGCGGAAATGTTCCAGGTAGGGCTTGTACTGGGTGCCACGCATGATCTCCCACATCGCTGGGATCGTCTTTTCACGACAAGTCTGCAGGCGTTGGGCCCAGAAACCGTCGGTCCAGTTCACTTCCCCCACCACGATTGGCTCGACCGAACGGAGACCTGGTGGCGCCGTCGGTTGAGCGGAGGCTGTGAATGCAAGCGACCAGATGCCAACATAGAGTGCAAGGATTTTGCAAGCGATTCGCATGGTGCGTCGTCCGTTGCCAACGGTGATGTCGTGTTGAAGTGAATGCATCAGGGGCGTGTTGATTGGAAACGCCTATTGGATGCTGGCGATGTATTGTTCGAGCATGGTGTAGCCGGCGGGATTGAGTTGGTTCCCATCCTGAGCATCATTCGGATCCAATTCATGCTCTGCTTCCCATGCATCCGGGATGCCATCGTGGTCCGTGTCGGGAGCCGCGGTTGCGTTTTTGAGTTCAGGCCAGCCACCGACGTCCTGTTGCGAATCAATGATGCCAGTGATTTGAGTGTCACTGCTCACGCGTTTCTTGGTTTTGTAAACGCCTTCGTAGGTTGCCGAGCCATCGCGGACTTCTTGGATGATACGTGAATCGATCGAATCCCGTTTGGGCCAGGACGCTCCTGCATGCTGGAGAACGGCCTCGAATGCTTCTTCAGCGGTTTGTTGATTGATTGGCATCGCTACCCAGGGTTGGTCAAGTTGGATGAAGTTGTTGCCGCGAACACCGCTCCAGTTGTCCGCTGAGACCGAGGGGCTGCCCTCGATGACATTGTCGGCGACATACCAATGCCCCTTGTCGTCGGCGCCTCGGGACGATGGTTCAGCGAGCTCGGCAATCCGGGCGGGGTCCGTTGCGGGGCCGGGTTTGTAGTAGTTGGCGACCATGTTGATGTTGGTGAAGTTGAACTTGTCGTTCTGTCTCTTTTCGCCTCCATAGCAGCTTCGATAGCCCCAGTTGTACACCACGTTGTTGCGATAATCCGTGTTGCCGCATCCGGATGCGAATCGAGGGTTGCGACTGGAATGATGTGCGATCAGGTTGTGGTGGTAAGTGCTGTGGTTGGATCCCCAGATGCCGCCGAAACCGTGGTTGCTTTTGGAGTGGTTGGAGTCGAACAAACTTTCTGTGATCATGCACCACTGAACTGTGACGTTTTCACAGTGGTAGATGGACACTGTTTCATCGACGCTCCAGCTTGCCGACACATGATCCAGGATCAGGTTCTTGACGTATCTGGCGGAGATGGCGTCGGCGTCCTTCCCGGATTCATCCCCGAAGCGGACGCGGAGATATCGAATGATCACTTCATCGGCACTGATCATGAGTGGATAACCCCGGAGGCAAATTCCGTCTCCGGGTGCCGTTTGGCCAGCGATGGTGATGTTTGGGTTTCTGATTCGGAGGTCGCTGTTCAGCTTGATGGTTCCGGAGACTCGGAAGACGACTGTTCGCGGCCCCTTGGCCTCCACTGCCGCACGCAGGCTGCCATCGCCAGAGTCATTGAGGTTGGTCACTTCGAAGACCTTGCCGCCGCGACCGCCCACCGTGTGTTTTCCGTAACCTTCGGCGCTCGGAAATGCCAGCGGACTTTGTGCGGACGCGTCCGCCGCAATGAACAAAATGCCAACCATGGCGATGGCGTTGATGGATGGAAGAGGCATGGATGGATTCTTGGAAAAGAGTGGAGAAGGTGACGGTCTTCGGTGTCAAACGTTTTGGCAGTTCGTCGCTGTTGGCTGGCGGCTGTTTCATCATTCGATTTGGATGACGACTCGTTGGTAGCGGGTCAATGCCGGGGTGCCATTGTCGGTCACTTCGCAGACGACATGAATGGTTTCGCCTCGGTGGGCGGACTCGAGAACGGTGAACGAGGCGTCCTGTTCTGCGGAATCGTGGATTTGGATGGTTTCGTGGAAGGAGCCCGCTTCTCGGTAATGCCACCAGCGGTAGCTCAGTTCATCCCCGTCGGGGTCGCTTGTTCCCCTTGCACTCAGGACCACTTTCTCGCCCGGTTGCACCTGCTGATCGAGTGGCGTCGCGAGCTTGACCACAGGCGGGTGGTTGGCTTCGGCGAAAGACTTGACGCACCAATCTGCGCGGGAGGCAAAGTCATTTTGCATCGCTTCCGTCCATCGCCAAATTGGTTTCACGTACTGCGTCAGCTCGGGATCGTTCGTTCTGTTCTCACGAAGCCGCGAGCGTCCCCAGGCAGAGTTTCCGTACCAGCGCCCCTCGGGATAGCTGTAGTTCGGATCCGCGACAGGATCCAGCCAGGTGTTCTCGCGGACCTTGACGTACCGGCCGCCCCAACCGCCCCAGCCCGGTGATTCCATGCTGCGCAGTCCGACTGGGATCGTATGCAGGAAGGCGGGGGAGTCACCCTCGGATCGAAAATCGCCTGCGTCGAACCCTTTGTTGTCGCCCGTGTGAGCCGGGTAGAGTGCGCACAAGGGCCCGTGGTCTTCCAAGACATGGGGCTTCATCCATGCGCCGGTCAGGTAGGATTGCTGCTCCGCAGGAAGGTATTTCTTCCAGCGGTAAAAGATCGCGATGAACTGATCCGAGATGATCGTCGGAATGTTGTGCTGGCCCCAGTGAGGTCGAATGTAGGACTGGTACGTGGAGTCCTGTTCCCAGATGAAAAAGAACCGAATCTTGTTGGCCACCGATTCCATCTTTTCTGGATGTTCCGACTCGATCGTCTTCAGGGCGCGAGCGATCGTGTTTGTTCCGCCCCAGGCTTGAATCCAGATTGGGCGGTTGTCGGTTTCATCTAACAGAACCTTCACGATGTGTTGCGATCCGGGCGTGATTTCATCCATCTCGCCTTCGGTCCGGACGTTGCCAAGGAGGGTGCGGGACTGAAGGAACTCCGCGGTTGGGTACTCCGGGTCATGTTGGATGAGGTTCGGGTAGACCTTTGAATAGGCCGCCAAGAATGGTTGAATCCAGTCATCGCCGGGCCACCTGTGATCGTGGGCGTGATACTGGGAACTCGACGTGATGATTCCCTCGATCTCCCATTCATTGGCGTACAACAGAAAGCGCACCAACGAACATTGATCATCGATTTCGCCGTCACTGGTGACCAACAC includes these proteins:
- a CDS encoding pectate lyase, with protein sequence MPLPSINAIAMVGILFIAADASAQSPLAFPSAEGYGKHTVGGRGGKVFEVTNLNDSGDGSLRAAVEAKGPRTVVFRVSGTIKLNSDLRIRNPNITIAGQTAPGDGICLRGYPLMISADEVIIRYLRVRFGDESGKDADAISARYVKNLILDHVSASWSVDETVSIYHCENVTVQWCMITESLFDSNHSKSNHGFGGIWGSNHSTYHHNLIAHHSSRNPRFASGCGNTDYRNNVVYNWGYRSCYGGEKRQNDKFNFTNINMVANYYKPGPATDPARIAELAEPSSRGADDKGHWYVADNVIEGSPSVSADNWSGVRGNNFIQLDQPWVAMPINQQTAEEAFEAVLQHAGASWPKRDSIDSRIIQEVRDGSATYEGVYKTKKRVSSDTQITGIIDSQQDVGGWPELKNATAAPDTDHDGIPDAWEAEHELDPNDAQDGNQLNPAGYTMLEQYIASIQ
- a CDS encoding pectinesterase family protein; amino-acid sequence: MIQTSRKTAFVCLTALLLIGLVDHLPAHTADFVVALDGSGDFRTVQEAIEATPTDHPKRTVIFVRPGVYQEKIRVPSDRQRLTLIGESPETTILTFDDYAGKSSDYASTRILADDFFAANLTFQNTIDSRSGVRGGQAAALRVDGDRAAFYRCRIMGFQDTYYTGRNKRSYHKDCLIEGTTDFIYGDGIALFEDCTIVNRRNSHITAHSQKLKDAKHVNQFGYVFQNCVIKKHPDEQVSKASLGRPWGNAARVVYLNCELGSHLRAEGWSEWRGRTNHQTAYYAEYNNRGPGNQPDQRLPWTRQLTATESALYTPENIFKASSTTAVKLEGDWVPDIATLSSAIQPPADNAQTSIANRTSADTPTAKPKPRVLVTSDGEIDDQCSLVRFLLYANEWEIEGIITSSSQYHAHDHRWPGDDWIQPFLAAYSKVYPNLIQHDPEYPTAEFLQSRTLLGNVRTEGEMDEITPGSQHIVKVLLDETDNRPIWIQAWGGTNTIARALKTIESEHPEKMESVANKIRFFFIWEQDSTYQSYIRPHWGQHNIPTIISDQFIAIFYRWKKYLPAEQQSYLTGAWMKPHVLEDHGPLCALYPAHTGDNKGFDAGDFRSEGDSPAFLHTIPVGLRSMESPGWGGWGGRYVKVRENTWLDPVADPNYSYPEGRWYGNSAWGRSRLRENRTNDPELTQYVKPIWRWTEAMQNDFASRADWCVKSFAEANHPPVVKLATPLDQQVQPGEKVVLSARGTSDPDGDELSYRWWHYREAGSFHETIQIHDSAEQDASFTVLESAHRGETIHVVCEVTDNGTPALTRYQRVVIQIE